A segment of the Calditrichota bacterium genome:
TATTGAAGTCAAATTTACCGATATGAAAAAGCCTGTTATTCCAGGTGGACTGCGAAATTTTGTAAAGATTTACTCACCGCGTCAGGCATTTATTCTGACTAAAAACACCGCTTTTAAACAAAAATTAAATAAAACCTGGCTCTTTTGGCTCCCGCTGTATTTATTTGATGATTGGAGGTAACCGCGTCGTAACACGAGTAGTAAAACTTCTGCACATTCCGAAATCGACGAGAAAATATTTTTTCTTGACTCTTTTGGCCATTAGATTCACTTTATCCGCACAACACGTTGCCCCCGTTCACGTTTAAAATTTCCCCTGTCACGTAGCTGGCGTATTCGGAAACCAAAAAAAGCACGGCTCCGGCAATCTCCTCCGGTCGGCCCGGTCGTTTCAGGGGAATGGTGCGCAAAATGTCCTCTT
Coding sequences within it:
- a CDS encoding SDR family oxidoreductase codes for the protein EDILRTIPLKRPGRPEEIAGAVLFLVSEYASYVTGEILNVNGGNVLCG